A region from the Kryptolebias marmoratus isolate JLee-2015 linkage group LG9, ASM164957v2, whole genome shotgun sequence genome encodes:
- the si:zfos-80g12.1 gene encoding sestrin-3 isoform X2 — MVNGEKERVSLLVMKKLVSRGSVDAVSQQMASHPQYLESFLRTQHYILHMDGPLPLPYRHYIAIMAAARHHCNYLVYLHLAQFLRVGGDPLWLQGLEAAPPRLRLLDHINKVLAHQPWLTTSSHIQTLLKAGGQCWSLAELVQAVVILAHCHSLCSFVFGCNTDSDFVPLTKSPNGTPPTFCPFDAANGNANVPQSLTAPSEHIARRRSLDSSCDMVCLKERIQKSQEEQERRDERFLQTQTLQQTDMEEEEETVCFADLSRFITDADFCYQEFARRDEDRFQVLRVQDYSWEDHGFSLVNRLYSDIGHLLDDRFRSVATLPSMHSPDLKRAIWNYIHCVLGIRYDDYDYGEVNQLLARDLKLYIKAVACYPDATKTPVCPLSWTLLKASERIHVNLLIMEARLQAELLYALRAITQHMIA, encoded by the exons ATGGTGAACGGTGAGAAGGAGCGCGTCTCGTTGCTGGTCATGAAGAAACTGGTCAGCAGGGGCAGCGTGGACGCCGTGTCCCAGCAGATGGCGTCTCACCCCCAGTATCTGGAGAGCTTCCTGCGAACACAGCACTACATCCTGCACATGGACGGGCCCCTGCCGCTGCCATACCGCCATTATATCGCCATCATG gCCGCTGCACGACATCACTGCAACTACCTGGTGTACCTGCACCTGGCCCAGTTTCTGCGGGTGGGCGGGGACCCTCTGTGGCTGCAGGGCTTGGAGGCGGCGCCCCCTCGCCTCCGCCTGCTCGACCACATCAACAAGGTGCTGGCCCACCAGCCCTGGCTCACCACCAGCTCCCATATCCAG ACTCTGCTGAAGGCGGGCGGACAGTGCTGGTCTCTGGCCGAGCTGGTGCAGGCCGTGGTGATCCTGGCGCACTGCCACTCCCTCTGCAGCTTCGTGTTTGGATGCAACACGGACTCGGACTTCGTTCCCCTCACCAAGTCTCCCAACGGCACCCCGCCGACCTTCTGCCCCTTCGATGCTGCCAACGGCAACGCCAACGTGCCTCAGTCGCTCACCGCGCCCTCTGAACATATAGCACGACGACGG TCTCTGGACTCCAGCTGCGACATGGTTTGTCTGAAGGAGAGGATCCAGAAGtcccaggaggagcaggagaggagagacGAGCGTTTCCTGCAGACGCAGACCCTGCAGCAAACAG AcatggaagaggaggaggagacggtgTGCTTCGCAGACCTGTCGCGCTTCATCACCGACGCAGACTTCTGCTACCAGGAGTTCGCCCGCAGGGACGAGGACCGCTTCCAGGTGTTGAGGGTTCAG GACTACTCGTGGGAAGACCACGGCTTCTCCTTAGTGAACCGGCTGTACTCGGACATCGGCCACCTCTTGGACGACAGGTTCAGGAGCGTGGCCACGCTGCCCTCGATGCACAGCCCCGACCTGAAGAGGGCGATCTGGAACTACATCCACTGTGTGCTGGGAATTCG GTACGACGACTACGATTATGGGGAGGTGAATCAGCTGCTCGCGCGAGATTTGAAGCTGTACATCAAGGCGGTGGCTTGTTACCCGGACGCCACGAAGACCCCGGTGTGTCCTCTCAGCTGGACTCTGCTTAAAGCTTCAGAAAGG ATACACGTGAACCTGCTGATCATGGAGGCCCGGCTGCAGGCGGAGCTGCTGTACGCGCTGAGAGCCATCACGCAGCACATGATCGCCTGA
- the ubl3b gene encoding ubiquitin-like protein 3b has protein sequence MTTQRENDVVHLRLILVSGKTQDFTFSPNDSATDIAKHVFENWPAGWEEEQVSSPSILRLIFQGRFLHGNVTLGALKLPQGRTTVMHLVARETLPEPNSHGQRNREKTTESNCCLLL, from the exons ATGACCACCCAGAGGGAAAATGATGTG gtgCACCTCCGCCTCATCCTGGTCAGCGGCAAAACGCAGGACTTCACTTTCTCCCCAAACGACTCGGCCACGGACATCGCCAAGCACGTGTTCGAGAACTGGCCAGCAG GATgggaggaggagcaggtgagCAGTCCGAGCATTCTGCGCCTCATCTTCCAGGGGCGCTTCCTCCACGGCAACGTGACCCTGGGAG CTCTGAAGCTGCCGCAGGGCCGAACCACCGTCATGCACCTGGTCGCCAGGGAGACTCTGCCAGAGCCGAACTCTCATG GTCAGAGGAACAGAGAAAAAACCACAGAGAGCAACTGCTGCCTCCTCCTGTGA
- the si:zfos-80g12.1 gene encoding sestrin-3 isoform X1 produces MIICTSKMEYPFRSQCQRVQKQVMVNGEKERVSLLVMKKLVSRGSVDAVSQQMASHPQYLESFLRTQHYILHMDGPLPLPYRHYIAIMAAARHHCNYLVYLHLAQFLRVGGDPLWLQGLEAAPPRLRLLDHINKVLAHQPWLTTSSHIQTLLKAGGQCWSLAELVQAVVILAHCHSLCSFVFGCNTDSDFVPLTKSPNGTPPTFCPFDAANGNANVPQSLTAPSEHIARRRSLDSSCDMVCLKERIQKSQEEQERRDERFLQTQTLQQTDMEEEEETVCFADLSRFITDADFCYQEFARRDEDRFQVLRVQDYSWEDHGFSLVNRLYSDIGHLLDDRFRSVATLPSMHSPDLKRAIWNYIHCVLGIRYDDYDYGEVNQLLARDLKLYIKAVACYPDATKTPVCPLSWTLLKASERIHVNLLIMEARLQAELLYALRAITQHMIA; encoded by the exons GTGATGGTGAACGGTGAGAAGGAGCGCGTCTCGTTGCTGGTCATGAAGAAACTGGTCAGCAGGGGCAGCGTGGACGCCGTGTCCCAGCAGATGGCGTCTCACCCCCAGTATCTGGAGAGCTTCCTGCGAACACAGCACTACATCCTGCACATGGACGGGCCCCTGCCGCTGCCATACCGCCATTATATCGCCATCATG gCCGCTGCACGACATCACTGCAACTACCTGGTGTACCTGCACCTGGCCCAGTTTCTGCGGGTGGGCGGGGACCCTCTGTGGCTGCAGGGCTTGGAGGCGGCGCCCCCTCGCCTCCGCCTGCTCGACCACATCAACAAGGTGCTGGCCCACCAGCCCTGGCTCACCACCAGCTCCCATATCCAG ACTCTGCTGAAGGCGGGCGGACAGTGCTGGTCTCTGGCCGAGCTGGTGCAGGCCGTGGTGATCCTGGCGCACTGCCACTCCCTCTGCAGCTTCGTGTTTGGATGCAACACGGACTCGGACTTCGTTCCCCTCACCAAGTCTCCCAACGGCACCCCGCCGACCTTCTGCCCCTTCGATGCTGCCAACGGCAACGCCAACGTGCCTCAGTCGCTCACCGCGCCCTCTGAACATATAGCACGACGACGG TCTCTGGACTCCAGCTGCGACATGGTTTGTCTGAAGGAGAGGATCCAGAAGtcccaggaggagcaggagaggagagacGAGCGTTTCCTGCAGACGCAGACCCTGCAGCAAACAG AcatggaagaggaggaggagacggtgTGCTTCGCAGACCTGTCGCGCTTCATCACCGACGCAGACTTCTGCTACCAGGAGTTCGCCCGCAGGGACGAGGACCGCTTCCAGGTGTTGAGGGTTCAG GACTACTCGTGGGAAGACCACGGCTTCTCCTTAGTGAACCGGCTGTACTCGGACATCGGCCACCTCTTGGACGACAGGTTCAGGAGCGTGGCCACGCTGCCCTCGATGCACAGCCCCGACCTGAAGAGGGCGATCTGGAACTACATCCACTGTGTGCTGGGAATTCG GTACGACGACTACGATTATGGGGAGGTGAATCAGCTGCTCGCGCGAGATTTGAAGCTGTACATCAAGGCGGTGGCTTGTTACCCGGACGCCACGAAGACCCCGGTGTGTCCTCTCAGCTGGACTCTGCTTAAAGCTTCAGAAAGG ATACACGTGAACCTGCTGATCATGGAGGCCCGGCTGCAGGCGGAGCTGCTGTACGCGCTGAGAGCCATCACGCAGCACATGATCGCCTGA
- the foxo4 gene encoding forkhead box protein O6 yields the protein MVKTVPYFRDKGDSNSSAGWKNSIRHNLSLHNKFLRVHNESTGKSSWWMLNPEGGKTGKAPRRRAVSMDNSSKLLKSRMRAKQTKKQAGAAGAGGALPGDGATGSAGADSPNSSQQFSKWGVNSSSPSSRGSLDDADMWTTFRPRTSSNASTLSGRLSPIAPVQEDDDDNLPEDGLLGRYPSSSLTPTLTEAVMEELDMIDNLTLMTGQQGGASPSTAPPAPPTTLPCASTLLQRGSSFTSFHQLQSAAPPAPASAGAQAPSSLCGPSSKEPTTFSNSIFNPMPSSASHGSSHYGTHVPSSLQALLTSDSPPPSDILMSQVDSLVASSGGMGQLGLGSSVVGVRPGSNQLQMSKGLEPNSVAPMALQPQQHHLHPQQHHQMSIGMILSGMSPDPSQLPALKTHHPAAPAMSSHHGGPISSANQSMSLQALNQYAPPPSFPAAPDRLPVDLDVDMFTENLDCDVEYIINSDLMDGEGMDFNFDPILPGGQGYPGPTTTQGSAHSWVPS from the exons ATGGTGAAGACGGTGCCTTACTTCCGGGACAAAGGAGACAGCAACAGCTCGGCCGGCTGGAAG aattcAATCCGCCACAACTTATCACTCCACAACAAGTTCCTGAGGGTGCACAATGAGTCAACGGGGAAAAGCTCCTGGTGGATGCTCAACCCCGAAGGGGGGAAGACCGGGAAGGCTCCTCGCCGCAGGGCCGTCTCCATGGACAACAGCAGCAAACTGCTGAAGAGCCGCATGAGGGCCAAGCAGACCAAGAAGCAGGCGGGGGCGGCCGGCGCCGGGGGGGCGCTGCCCGGCGACGGCGCCACGGGTTCAGCCGGCGCCGACAGCCCCAACTCGTCCCAGCAGTTCTCTAAGTGGGGGGTGAACAGCAGCAGCCCCTCGTCCCGCGGCAGCCTGGACGACGCGGACATGTGGACCACCTTCCGCCCGCGCACGAGCTCCAACGCCAGCACCCTGAGCGGGCGCCTGTCCCCCATTGCTCCCGTCCAGGAGGACGACGACGATAACCTGCCTGAGGACGGGCTCCTGGGGAGGTACCCCAGCAGCAGCCTGACCCCCACCCTCACAGAGGCCGTCATGGAGGAGCTGGACATGATCGACAACCTCACCTTGATGACGGGGCAGCAGGGCGGGGCCAGTCCCAGCACGGCCCCGCCAGCCCCTCCCACCACGCTGCCCTGCGCCTCCACCCTGCTGCAGCGGGGCTCCAGCTTCACCTCCTTCCATCAGCTGCAGTCGGCCGCGCCGCCGGCCCCCGCCAGCGCCGGGGCCCAAGCCCCCTCCTCTCTGTGCGGGCCGAGCAGCAAAGAGCCGACGACGTTCAGCAACTCCATCTTCAACCCCATGCCCAGCTCCGCCTCCCATGGAAGCAGCCATTATGGCACCCACGTCCCCTCCAGCCTGCAGGCGCTCCTCACCTCCGACTCGCCTCCTCCGAGCGACATTCTGATGTCCCAGGTGGACTCCCTGGTGGCCAGCTCAGGCGGGATGGGGCAGCTGGGGTTGGGGTCGTCTGTGGTGGGCGTGAGGCCCGGCTCCAACCAGCTGCAGATGAGTAAAGGGCTGGAGCCGAACAGCGTGGCGCCGATGGCGCTGCAGCCCCAGCAGCACCACCTCCACCCGCAGCAGCACCATCAGATGAGCATCGGGATGATCCTCTCCGGGATGTCTCCAGACCCGTCGCAGCTCCCCGCTCTCAAAACCCACCACCCAGCGGCGCCGGCCATGAGCTCTCACCACGGCGGGCCCATCTCCTCGGCCAATCAGAGCATGAGCCTCCAGGCGCTGAATCAGTACGCGCCGCCACCCAGCTTCCCCGCCGCCCCGGACCGCCTGCCCGTAGACCTGGATGTGGACATGTTCACTGAAAACCTGGACTGCGACGTGGAGTACATTATCAACAGCGACCTCATGGACGGAGAAGGCATGGATTTCAACTTTGACCCCATCCTGCCTGGAGGCCAGGGCTACCCGGGCCCCACCACTACGCAGGGGTCGGCTCACAGCTGGGTGCCCAGCTAA